ATGAACGCATTTGATTTTATTACAGGTATTTACAGCCTTGATGTTGAAGGAGTAGGTAAGCTGAATATTAATGTACTGAATGAGCTTAAAGCGAAAACTTCGGGCGCTACGACAATCTATTATAAAGGAAATCCTAAAAAAGTAGATGAAAATAAATCTGGCGTCGCTAAACTGGAAAAAGTAAACTAGTACACCGTACGATCCTAATATTTATTAATGAAAGTAGAATTATTTATCCCCTGTTTTGTCGATCAGTTATATCCTGAAACAGCTTTTAGTACTGTTAAACTTTTAGAAAAGGCAGGTTGTGAGGTGAGTTATAATCCTGGACAAACCTGCTGCGGGCAACCAGCTTACAATGCTGGTTATTGGGAAGAGGCAAAAGATACCGGTACAAAGTTTTTGAACGACTTTTCAGGCGCTAATTATATCGTAGCTCCTTCTGCTTCGTGCGTTGGAATGGTGAAAAATGGGTTTAACGATCTTTTTACCAATTCTAATGTCCATAATAAATGCAGAACACTGCAAGGAAATATTTTTGAACTTTCTGATTTCCTGATTAATGTACTTAAAAAGGATTACTTTGGCGCAGAGCTGGAAGGTAAAGCTGTTTATCATGATTCATGTAGCGGTTTAAGAGAGTGTAAAATCAAAGAAGAACCACGTTTACTGCTGGAAAAAGTTCATGGACTGGAAATGATGGAAATGAAAGATACCGACATGTGCTGTGGCTTTGGCGGTACCTTTGCCGTTAAATTTGATGCGATTTCTACTGCTATGGCAGAACAGAAAGTAAACAACGCCCTTGATCAGGATGCAGATTATATTATTTCTACTGATTTATCATGCCTGATGCACTTGCAGGGCTATATCGATAAAAATCAACTCCCTATTAAAACCATGCATCTTGCCGACGTACTAGCAAACGGATGGCTTGAATATTAATTCTTTTAAGCTGCAAATCGTCAGATTTGCAGCTTAAAAGAAACTTTACAAAGAAGTAATCAGCCTTGCAAGGTTGCGGTAAAAAGGTTTCACATCGATGAGTGTACCTATCCCGATAATAGCTGCATGATCGTAGCCATGGTATATACCCAGGTGATTCCAGACTCCCTTTTGCAACATCGCATTGGCATTATATTCTCTGATGATTCCATTGGAAGGGCCATTTTCTCCATAAACGTTTACAATTCCGTCATTAGGCCACCACTTGCTGTCAAAATTGGTTTTTCCAGGCTCATTGCTTAAATAGTTGCCCATGGACAAGGCGAGAGGATATAAAACAGGAAAAGTGAATGGACTGGGATATTCACGGCCGGTCAGAATTCCAGGGCTTGTGCAGCTGGTGGTCACAGAAAAATAGTAAACATCTTTGGAATCAAGATCAATCTGATTCCGCTCCTGAGAGAGTGCAGGTGATAAATCATAAGGCGCACTGTCTTTGGTTGTCCATAACCGGCTTTGTTTGACCTGGTCATAGTAAGTGAAAAAGTTAGTTGTCTTAGGGTTTCTTTCCAATCCCCACTGATCCAGATCAAAGTCATAAAGGCTATTGCTTCCAAATCCACCTGCTAATGAAGCTACGCTATTTAAAGCATCCAGCATAAAAGTGGAACTGCCTACTCCAAAAATATTGGTTAATGAAGTGCCATTGTGCGGAGTGCTTATAGAAACGGCAGATTTTATCCATCCTCTTTTATTTCCGGCAAATAAGGAGCTTGATCCGGCATCGCCTTGTTCCTGGGTATCGCCTTTTTCTAATAAAGTGATTAGTTTTCTGATCGTTGTCCCGCCCATACTATGACCTATCAGGCTGATTGGATGTTTTTCATCCCATTGCGGATAAACTCCTTTATAGCGACGCGTTACCTGCTGTTTATGGCCAAATTTACTGCTGTGTAGCATGCCATAGTCAGGAGTGCCTCCTTTAATGTAGTAATAGAGTTCTATGGCGCGATCCCAATTACTGCTTATTGGCCCAACCGAAGCAGCATAGGCTACATAGCCCTGGTTATTCAGGTCTTTTACTACATCGGTAAGCCCACCCCAGTAATGAAATGCGCTAAAGGCTTCATCAGGACCGAATCCAAGGAACCCATGTACAAAGATGACAGGTACCTGCGTATTTGCTGATAAGGCTAACGAAGCTGGCAAATTGATAGCTTTTGCCATCGGGGTGGTGGATAACTCTTTAACCTGCTCTTTTTCTGTTAAATTTGATGAGGCTGAAGTGGGTTGTTCCTGTGTTTTTTTACAGGATACGGCAATCAGCAAAAACATGCCGGCTGCGGTCATTGTTAATAATCCGTTTTTCATACATTGATTTGGTTAGTAAATGTTATTTGTCGTTTTTCATACTGAATCTACTGAAAATTAAAGAGTTATTGTCTTTGGTGCATCGTTTCAGCTTTAACTTTTTTTAACATTTCAAAACTATATTTAGCACTGTTTTTGCAGAACCAAGGCAGATATGAGACGACTATTTATGGTGATCATCAGCCTGATTATATTTTCGATCCGGGTGGATGCACAACCTGAAAAATCAGGAACAATACTATTTGAAAGTACTTTTGACCCGGCAGTGCTGACTGCCGCAAATGGCATAAAACTCAGTAGTGAGGCTATTGCAAGGATGCCAAAAAGTTCGGTAAACAATTTTGAATTGAAGTTTGATCAGCTCCATGCCAGTTATAAGCAGCAGGAGAGTTCCAATAGCAGCACGCAAAGGGGAGGGCGTTATAATGGGCTGGGTGTTTTTGGTGGTGGCTTTAGCAGGGATTATTATTATGATTTCCAGTCGAACCGGCTGATTCAGGCTTTTGATTTAAATGACACGCTTTTTTTGATGCAGGATAAAATGGGTTTACTGCCGGAAATGAAGTTTGGAACCGGACAGATTGTACCTGTAATTGAATATATTAAAGCTGATGAAGTGAAACAGATACTAGGATTTAACTGCCACAAAGTGATTGCCAGAACTACGGTTAAGCATAAAATTATGGGGGTGGAAAAAGAAATCACTGAAGAGCTTACCTTGTGGTATACCAATGAGTTAGGTTTTGATTTTTCTCCAAATCCAGTATTGTGGACAGCAGGTGCAGTGCTTGCCATTGAAAGTAAAGGAACGCATATCCAGGCTAAAAGTATTCAATATAAAGATATCAGGGCCGAAGATATTGATTTACCAAAGACTGGTGTCCTGATTAGTCAGGAACAACTCCATATCAAATTAGATTTGCGCAGAAAACTGACACGTCTTTCCAGAAATGGATCATGGAATTGATAACTTTCAACACTCACTTGTAATTTACAAAGATGAATTGATTTTGATCAAATAAATCGCAATACTCTTCCTGCTAGTGAATTGCAAAAAAACGTTTACAAAGTTTAACTAATTTAATTGGTTTTTCAGTAAATAATCAGTCATAATTATTACTCTCTTTTCCACCAGTGTTGATAACATTTAGAATCTGTCTAAGCAGAATTTTGCATTTTTGAGCTCCGCTAAAATAGGTCGGCAAGAGGGCTGATTTACATAAAAACCTTCAAAAATGAGCACAAAAAGAATAATCAAATTCGAAAAAGACGATTGCAGTCCATGCAATATGGTTTCAGAATATCTTGATAGAAAAGGTGTTATCTATGAAACTATTAATCCTTTCAACCAGCCAGAACTGGCCATGCAGTTCCGGGTGCGTTCAGTACCTACAGTAATTTTATTAGAACAAGAGCAGGAGTTGTCCCGCGTAATAGGTTTTAAGCCGGATGAATTGTCTGTGCTGGTAGCAGTTTAAATTTCAACTCAATACAATGCCGATGACCTGGATTTATTATGATAGTAAAACGGGTAATGTGGAGCGATTTGTAAACCGTTTGAAGTTACACCGTGACTGGACAATTCAAAAGATAGATGAGGCATTTAAGCCCTTACATGAAGGACACCTGATTACGTATACGACAGGATTCGGAGAAGTTCCGGTTTCTACTTTACGTTTTCTGGATGAAAACAGCAGTATGATCAAATCTGTCTCTTCCAGTGGAAACAAAAACTGGGGTCCCAATTACGCTAAGGCAGCTACGAGAATTTCAGATCAGTTTAAATTACCCATCCTGATGCAGTTTGAGCTTTCAGGAACAATGGCAGATATCCAAAAATTTATAGAAAAAATAGAGGGCTAAATGATATGGTAACGAAAAAGTGGATCTTATTAAATAATGAGATCATGATTAAAAATGATGACGAGTTCAGCCTTCATAAAGATAAAGAAGCTGTTCGTTCCTATTTTTTGGATTATGTAAACAAAAACACAGTCTTCTTTTATACTTTGAAAGAGAAGATAGATTACCTGATAGAGCAGGAATATTACGTTGATTTTTATCAATGGTATACTTTTGAACAAATGGAAGAGGTTTATGACCTGGTCTATGCGAAAAAATTCAGGTTCCAGTCTTTCATGAGTGCATTTAAATTCTTTCAGAGTTATGCCCTGAGAGATGACAGCGGAGAGAAATTCCTGGAGCGCTATGAAGACCGCGTTGTTGCGGTATCTCTGTTTTTAGCAAGAG
The sequence above is drawn from the Pedobacter cryoconitis genome and encodes:
- a CDS encoding esterase/lipase family protein, which gives rise to MKNGLLTMTAAGMFLLIAVSCKKTQEQPTSASSNLTEKEQVKELSTTPMAKAINLPASLALSANTQVPVIFVHGFLGFGPDEAFSAFHYWGGLTDVVKDLNNQGYVAYAASVGPISSNWDRAIELYYYIKGGTPDYGMLHSSKFGHKQQVTRRYKGVYPQWDEKHPISLIGHSMGGTTIRKLITLLEKGDTQEQGDAGSSSLFAGNKRGWIKSAVSISTPHNGTSLTNIFGVGSSTFMLDALNSVASLAGGFGSNSLYDFDLDQWGLERNPKTTNFFTYYDQVKQSRLWTTKDSAPYDLSPALSQERNQIDLDSKDVYYFSVTTSCTSPGILTGREYPSPFTFPVLYPLALSMGNYLSNEPGKTNFDSKWWPNDGIVNVYGENGPSNGIIREYNANAMLQKGVWNHLGIYHGYDHAAIIGIGTLIDVKPFYRNLARLITSL
- a CDS encoding thioredoxin family protein is translated as MSTKRIIKFEKDDCSPCNMVSEYLDRKGVIYETINPFNQPELAMQFRVRSVPTVILLEQEQELSRVIGFKPDELSVLVAV
- a CDS encoding (Fe-S)-binding protein encodes the protein MKVELFIPCFVDQLYPETAFSTVKLLEKAGCEVSYNPGQTCCGQPAYNAGYWEEAKDTGTKFLNDFSGANYIVAPSASCVGMVKNGFNDLFTNSNVHNKCRTLQGNIFELSDFLINVLKKDYFGAELEGKAVYHDSCSGLRECKIKEEPRLLLEKVHGLEMMEMKDTDMCCGFGGTFAVKFDAISTAMAEQKVNNALDQDADYIISTDLSCLMHLQGYIDKNQLPIKTMHLADVLANGWLEY
- the nrdI gene encoding class Ib ribonucleoside-diphosphate reductase assembly flavoprotein NrdI; the encoded protein is MTWIYYDSKTGNVERFVNRLKLHRDWTIQKIDEAFKPLHEGHLITYTTGFGEVPVSTLRFLDENSSMIKSVSSSGNKNWGPNYAKAATRISDQFKLPILMQFELSGTMADIQKFIEKIEG